Below is a window of Pochonia chlamydosporia 170 chromosome 7, whole genome shotgun sequence DNA.
GGACAAACAGCTCGACATCTACACCATCCCGTCATAGGTATCCCGCTCCAGGCCGCATTCCAAGCGATCCTCTTGCAGATTCAAGTGGAGAGGAGGCGCCAACCAAGAGTCTCCAGCGCATTGCGGAAGGCGGGCAATCCATCACGCGCTCATCCAACTTGACTTATCTCTTTACTCTCTAAACATTTGAACTGTTCATCCAGCGTCTCCGGCCTGCCGGTTTCAGCGCCCGCTGGCTACATATGTACCAGAGTAGCATCAATGGCCCGCGTTTCaactgtctggtccaatTTACCATGCTTAGATTCTGTCTGGTCGCCCTCTTGTCTCCGGAAGGTGACATTTGTCCAGTTTACGGTTCCCCTCAATCTCGTGGCACGTTCTCATGTTGGTCTGGCAGCTTCGTCTTGCCAGTGTGCGTCAGTCAGGGTAGGAGATCACTTCTACATCGCAATGCATGCGAATTCCCGAtttgaccttcttgcccattTTACCAACCCATATTGAGCTGATCATTGATTGCCTTGATGTTTAGCCTCCGTGAAACTGCGATACTTTCCATTATACTCTCCGCGCCAACATACAACTTCAGATACCCATCATCCACGGGGGAACAAAATAAAcctaccagttgaccttcaATCCCCAATCCTAACCGCCTGTGCTCATCCCGAAATACTCCGTCTTGTCTTCCCCTTCACCACGATGCATGTAAACCCCTCGTACAGCCACCAGTCCACCACATTGGTCAACTTGACACAGCCAACACCGAATCCGTCAAGTCACAGCCATCCACAAGCTTACTAAGCCGGATGCACCACGCCTCtctcacaaccaccaacgaAAGGCTGTGCCATTGAAACTCCAACACTCAGTTCTAGGGCGTGAGGCACTGTTTGAGCCTAACAGGTTTGCCAAACACAGGAACCCAGCCCCAGTTGCATCAGTTCCTGTCGCACCTGAAATTTGATGAAGAGTCGCCGCCGTCACCAAATGTCCTGAGGCATGCTATGACTTGATGCATGTTTACGATGGCAGACTTAATGCCTTGTCTGGACatatgtctggtgcaaatgaTCAATATGAATAGTTGGAGGTTACAGAAGCGAgtgacattgacaacaaGCGCTGCACAAAGATGAATGCACTGTTTGTACACCCAAAGTCTTCCAGGTAGGTTCCAGTTCGCTATTGATAAACATCCAATTCTACAGGAAGATTAATGTACATGTATGTCGCATACCAGCCATAAACCCACGAACTCCCTCGAGCTGTCCCGAATATGATTTGCCCTGCCCAGGAAACTTAAAACGCCGACGGTCCAATACCGTGATAAACCAAGTGAGAATACGGCTACAATCCACAGCCGCCAAGTAGTATGAAGTATGATGAAGTTTGAACGCCAGGTCAGGCCACGTGAAACAAGCACATTGAGCCGACATCAAGGGAAAGCAAAATAAGAGATCAACAAGCAGCGGCCATCTAAGATGCAGCGGATATGGCAATGGGCGCCGGTGATGAGGCATTGATGCTGGGAACGCTGTTCATCTCGACATCTCCCCCagcattgctgttgttggcgctgttttcttcttggccgtTGGCCTTGTTCTCCTTGCCGCTGCTATTGTCCGCAGAGGCCGAGGCGGCACCCGactcgtcgttgtcgtcTTCACCAGGCTTCTTGGCCGGGGCAGACCAGCGAGGAATTTCCCACGTAACGCCAGTAAAGCTCTTCAGCTGGAATCCGCCCCGAGCCCATTTGCGGCAAGGCTTGCCGGACCGATCGAGCGCTCTCAAACCGGCATTGATGGCTCCTTGATTCGCTTTGGGGCCGAGCTTGGCTGCTTGCATTCTGGCGACAGCGGCGTGATCGATGGTGCCATCCTCCCTATAAGAAATAGATATGTCAGCATTTTGAGCATATTACCACAGAAGAGCATGAGCCGGTCATCAAGGCTAGCTTTGTCGCGCAGGAGACTTACAGtctgggcttcttcttggggcCCGGCTTTCCACGAGGCTTTGGTATTCCATCTATTGTGGTCGCAGACCTCTTGGCGCCTTTCTTTCGGCCATCTGTAGGCGGTGCCATGGACGACGGTGCTGGTGTGCCCTCAGCTGCCGGCGTCGCAGCATTGGAATCAGAGGCATTATCACCGTTTGAGAGGCCAGACGCTGCTAAGTGAGCAGATGGGGCAGGAGAGTCGACAGAGTCTTTGGGTTCAGTGGATTCCTTTGGAACTGGCGACTCAGCATCAGAAGATTCGCCATGGATGACTTCGCGTAGCTTCGACGCAGGGATTCTAAGCGTCACCAGCAAGCCTGGCTTGCCGCCAGATTTGCGCCGACTATCTGCCTTGGGGGGCATTTTCGCCAAATGCTGTTCTGCAATGTAGTTTTGAAAGAGTCGACTCGGAGGATGTTGTCACGGCGCTTGGAGCGGATCAATGCACACGTCTTGTAGCAGTCGAAAAATTCGCGTATGCCTGAAGATATCACAATATGTTAGCGAATATTCGGGATGTGGAAGAAAATGTAGGCATTGCCTCGCCGTATTTCGCTCCCAAAGATGGTCTTGCCACTTACCGTGGATGCAGGTGTTGGTTGGCGGAGCAGTGATGAATAGAGTTGATGAAATTTTCAGGAACGCGAAGTGGGCGAGGGCGAAGGTTGTTCGTTTCgtggttggtggtgcttcTGGACACGAATCGAAGCAAAGGGCTGATGTATTAGCAAGGCTTATTTCGGTGGTGGTGATCAAGCACAATGTCAATCAAGCCCAAGAGGGATCAGGGGCCTTCGTCGGGCCGGCGCGGAGCTGGAGCGATGCTCAAGTGCACTCTGATCTCGGTTCTCAAGGcacggcggcggtggtgatggagtcggcgatggcggtgatggaaaatgatgatgatggatggggagAGTTGGGGGACGGAGGCAGGGAGGGCCTTTTCATTTTTTTCTGGGGTTGCGTTGTCTTGTAGGCTTTTGGGGCCATGGTCTCATCCTCAATTTTCGGTGCCAGAGGCGGCGCACAAGAAATCGGGTAAAGGTTCTCTCTCTCTCGACGCTGGCGCAGGCTGGACCGTGACGCTCACCCAAGACCAACAGGCGAAGGGGGTGTGGGTTTTGGACTGGAGTTCCCTGgctgacaacattgaactgagCACCAGCACTAGCacggccagaccagaccagacccttccCGCGTAGTGCAGCACCTGGCGCCTGGCTCTCGTTGCTTCCAATTGAGTGACGCCGCCAAAAGAGGCCTAGCGTCCCAGGACCCTACCAAAAGGGGCGCTTGTCTGTGGTGTATCTGGGCAGGAGCGAACACAGCACAGCATATAAAGTATATGCTAACAGACAATGCGAGTGAGAAGGCGGGGCAATGATATCACTCTACTCCACTGCTTCAGCCAAGTACCGCCTCAGCCCCACCTATAGCACCTGCACCCAATCACAGCTTGTCATCGCCCGGAGATGTGAGGAGCATTCTTGGCCGCGAATAGCATCGCTACAGCGAGACTTGGGCAAAGTACCACCTGATGAAACAAACAGAACAAAGGAATTTTAGCAGTCTTGCAACATAGCGAAACTTGCACCGTCCGTATCCATTATTTGGTCAGTTTTCGCTCAGAAATTGCGCCATGACATTTTGCAAACCATATCTGATTCGACCGACTTGTTATGTGCTACTTTCAACCCGACTCAAGGCAGATGCATGTGATGCTGGTCAAACGAGGAgggacttggacttggaccCCACGTCTATTTCTGACTGCTCAAATGTGTCATGATTTTCCATCTCAACATCTCAGCTTCCAGGCCCTTCCAGCCACGCCTCAGGCTCCAGGTGCCAGGCGCCAAGGATGATTGCTGGGAATTACTTGCCACCACCTCAGAATCTGCAGGCATTGCCGCCGTTGACGAAGCTCTGGTTTGGCAACGAGGTATTTGTGAGAGTTGCATGGGCAATGTCACAACGGTCACACGTCTGACTCGCTCTGCTTCCCATGGATGAATCGGAATAGGACCATGGCACTCGACATGGTGCCTGATGTGATGATCGACTTGCACCGACATTAGCAAGACGCAAGTCCATCACGATGAGAATAAGCTTGATACTCCTCAATTTTCGCTGTGCCTGATGTCGCCAGCTGAGTGACGAACGAAGATGCAGACGAGATCTACAGTCCCAGTGTGGTCCACAGAGATGGATTGAGCAGTCGACAGGCAACAGGTCCATACACAACCGAACTGAGCATTCCGCAAGTCCCAATCTATCCGGAGCTGTCTTTCTTCGAATAAATTTCCGTCAGTGGAGCAGGcaagtcaactggtcgaGGAGCAGAGGCAATGAGTGTTGGCTCCGCAATTGGCATGATTgaaagcatcgccaacctATCGACGAGAACTGTTGCCCCTACGCGACGAGCTGACTGTTGTGAAAGACAGTCGCGCGGAGGCATCAAAAATTCTGTGAATCTGTCGAACACAATCGAGAaagctcaagattgccaggCACGGTGACTGGGTGCTGCCATGGAATATGTCTggcctcttcaatgttgtgtggGGTAATTCGGCTTCACGGGCAAACGACCAAGACCGGAGCCTTGCATGTATACAACATTTCCTCCAAGGGCGACTGCTTTAATCGAGCGGCACGatcaacctcatcttccCTCTAACCTCGGTTCACCCCCCGTACATTAAACTACAACCCAGTGTATGTATTACCGAAAGATTTAATCCTGGGTATCTGCCTGTCTGCATCTCACACTCACCAACCATCTAGACCAAGTCAACTCGGAACAAAGGTGTCTACAATGAACAACACCGACTTCAAATCCATCATCTACGCCACTTCACCCGACGGCAAGGTGGCGTACATTACTCTCAATCGCCCCAAACACTTCAACGCAATTGACCAGAATATACCAACGGAACTGAGAGCTGCAGTCCGCTTGGCCAACTTCGATCCAAATGTTCATTGCATTGTCATCAAGGGCAACGGGCCAGGGTTCTGTGGAGGCTACGATTTGAGTACATACGCCGAGCGTGCCCAGCGCGGTCAAACCGAAGGCAGTCAGGATCTCAGCAAAGGTTACGACCCGTTCCAGGACTACCTCTTCATGGGCGAAGCCACAGACTGCTACTCGGAGCTATTTCGTAGCCACAAACCCACCATCGCCCAAGTCCACGGAGCAGCTGTCGCAGGTGGAAGCGACATCGCGCTCTGTTGCGACCTAGTCATCATGGCAGACGACGCCAGAATCGGATACCCGCCCAGCCGAGTATGGGGATGCCCTACAACAGCCATGTGGGCGCATCGGATTGGCgcggaaaaggcaaagaggatGCTATTCACAGGTGATCTTATCGACGGAAAGGAAGCCGCGGCCATGGGTCTTGTTTTGAAGTCTGTCCCAGAGGCTCAGCTGGAGGAAACGGtggggttgttggtggacaGGATCAAGACTGTGCCCATCAATCAACTCTGGATGCACAAGCAGGTTATTAATAGTGGTATTGAGGGTGCGGTACGATCGAGTCAGCGTCTGGCAACTATTTTTGATGGCATCACGCGGAATTCGCCTGAGGGGATTGCGTTTCAGAGCACGGCTATGCAGTCTGGTTTTAAGGCTGCTGTGAAGCAGAGAGATGAGGCTGGAAATAGCGACTCTTACCgggaaagatggaagaatAAGCTGTAAACAAGTTAGCGCCTCACTATAACTTCAATAAAGGCCATGTCGACGTCAGTTCGTATTAGATATCTAATCTCATGTCACGACGTGGGCAACATAGCAACATAGTCGAACTCCGGTAATCCCACGATGTACAAGAGAATGTGCCTGAGAAGGGAACGCAGGTCACCGCGCCAAATTGCAACTGCAATTCAGTCCCATGATTCCTTAGTAGGTATGCTGGAATTCGTCACGGGGCAAGAGGTGTATTTCGCCGATCTACTGCATAGCCAGGAGTATTGTGACAGTATTGACCTACATCACTATTGCTCCTATACTCGCAGAAATCATGCCTGCAGGTCTCAGTACACACTTTTCATATCATCTTTATCGAAGACGAAACCACTGCCGAACATAATACGTTCTATGATACACTGAGTGCGTTCAAGCGAAGTGGCGTTAAGTTTCGCAATTCCAACTACGGCAATGCTACTGATATCACGGGCGTGTATTCATTGATAATGGCATTGAAAACAACTCCTATGAGGTTTAATGACGGCAAGCACTATCCGGCGCGAAGTCTCGATTCGTCTATGATGCGTTTATATTTGATCTGCCTCCATGGCCGTCGAGCCAGGGTCAAGCGCACGGTGTTATGGCTCATCGACTGGAGTCGACTGTAGTACTCGTTTCATTGACCGGAACGCTCATCAAGGGTAAGACAGTTCCATGTTTGAAGATAAACCTGAACTATCACATGCCATTTGAACTGGTTCCGGCCATGCATTACACAGCAGCTACGGCAGTGCCAAACCTGAGTACAACCAAACCACGACGAGTTGACCAAACATCAACGCCCAAGTCACGGGCAAATCCCGACCAACACCACTGTCCTTGTCTTTTCCTGTAGAAGCCGAACCGGGAGGTGCAGTAGCCGTCGCAGCAATCTTGTTAGCACTGCTAGCCTTTGCCAGAGCATCCTTGCATGAGCTATCGTTATCAGGCGACTGTATCTCGGCCGCACCTTTAAAATCGCATGCACTTGCCGCGCTCTTTTGGTTCTTATAGTACTCATCTAGGACGTGAGCAAGCTTGGCCCTGTCGTCACACATACTGTAAGCACCGTACACGCCTGTTTTGGTGTTCCCGTTGATGCCAGCGCATGCCGCCTTGTCATTTTGACAGATGAATCCAAATATCGCGCCGTACTTTTCCAGTGAAAGGTCTTTCTTTGGCACACAGCTTCGGGACTTTATCATGCAATCGCACAGGCTTTGATCAGGCATTGGAGGGAGCGACTTGTTAGCTTCCCAGTTGGAGGATAGCGCGGGACACTCGCCCATCTTGTTAGATGAGGAGTATTCATCCTTTTTAACTCCCTTGGGGTCAGACTTGGCCACTTGTTCTTTTAAGGCTTTGAAGTTCTTCATTCTGGTGGCCTCGCCATCTTTGATTTCAACAAGACCTGAGTGATGGGGTTAGTATACCATCCACAGTGAAGACTTTGGTGTCGCCTAGGGGGAATACCAAAATCATTCTTTTCCTGAAAGTACATGTAGACAATGCCGCCGCTGAACACACTGGACATGGGTTCGGAGTAAAGAGCGGGCGTCTCCTGGAAAATGCGAGCCTCAGCGCCGCCTGGGTCATTGCAGCCATACTCGGCAAAGAATACGGGCACGGAGTAGTTCTTGAAGTAGGCGGCGTGCTTGGCATAGTCGGATCGCTCTAGATTACTCTCAAGGCACCATGAGTAGATATTGTAGCCCCAAAAGTCAATAGAGTCTTCTGGCTTATCGCAGTTAAAGTAGCTGGAAATTTCGTTGCGAAAATCCTTGTCATCGTTGGCGGCATACCCGACACCAACCCACCGCTTGAtattcttgttctccttgatgAACTTTTTGGTGTCGCGGACTGCGGCCTTAACGTAAGCAGAAGCACCTGTGTTATTCCTCGCATTGCTGACTTCATTGCCAGCAAAGAACCCAATCACGTTTTGGTACTGCGAGAGCTCATTGATGACCTTTTGGTATCGCGTAAAGAGTTCTGTGTTCCATTGGGCGTTGTCACGGTTGATCGAGAGAGAAGGCTCGCTGAGGTCGGAAATAACATATATTCCGGCGTCCTGAAGCAACTTCATACAGGCGGAATGGTTCGCAGTTGGGTCAATTGCATAGACGCGAATTGTGTTTGCGCGCAGTTCTTTTAGAAGCGGGATATCTCGCTCGCACGACTTTTTATCTGCCAACGGATCGACGTACTTTGCACCGGCCTTGGCATTAGCTCCTGATGCGTCTTGCTGGTAAGCTACACCTTTCATAAAGAATTGAGTGCCATTCTCGAAGAAGAACTTGGAGCCCTGAGATGCGACGTTGAGTCAGAACAAAACCAGAAACTCGGGCAGTGTATAAGATCAAACCTTGACTTGAATTGGTGGCAAGTCAGCCGCGACACTCCCACTGAATGCAACCAAAGACCACAAGAGAAGTTTAAACGCCATATTCTGGCGCACTACCCTTTTGCCCTG
It encodes the following:
- a CDS encoding 1,3-beta-glucanosyltransferase gel4 (similar to Verticillium alfalfae VaMs.102 XP_003000547.1), producing the protein MAFKLLLWSLVAFSGSVAADLPPIQVKGSKFFFENGTQFFMKGVAYQQDASGANAKAGAKYVDPLADKKSCERDIPLLKELRANTIRVYAIDPTANHSACMKLLQDAGIYVISDLSEPSLSINRDNAQWNTELFTRYQKVINELSQYQNVIGFFAGNEVSNARNNTGASAYVKAAVRDTKKFIKENKNIKRWVGVGYAANDDKDFRNEISSYFNCDKPEDSIDFWGYNIYSWCLESNLERSDYAKHAAYFKNYSVPVFFAEYGCNDPGGAEARIFQETPALYSEPMSSVFSGGIVYMYFQEKNDFGLVEIKDGEATRMKNFKALKEQVAKSDPKGVKKDEYSSSNKMGECPALSSNWEANKSLPPMPDQSLCDCMIKSRSCVPKKDLSLEKYGAIFGFICQNDKAACAGINGNTKTGVYGAYSMCDDRAKLAHVLDEYYKNQKSAASACDFKGAAEIQSPDNDSSCKDALAKASSANKIAATATAPPGSASTGKDKDSGVGRDLPVTWALMFGQLVVVWLYSGLALP
- a CDS encoding carnitinyl-CoA dehydratase (similar to Metarhizium robertsii ARSEF 23 XP_011411385.1), coding for MNNTDFKSIIYATSPDGKVAYITLNRPKHFNAIDQNIPTELRAAVRLANFDPNVHCIVIKGNGPGFCGGYDLSTYAERAQRGQTEGSQDLSKGYDPFQDYLFMGEATDCYSELFRSHKPTIAQVHGAAVAGGSDIALCCDLVIMADDARIGYPPSRVWGCPTTAMWAHRIGAEKAKRMLFTGDLIDGKEAAAMGLVLKSVPEAQLEETVGLLVDRIKTVPINQLWMHKQVINSGIEGAVRSSQRLATIFDGITRNSPEGIAFQSTAMQSGFKAAVKQRDEAGNSDSYRERWKNKL